GTGCTTGAAAACCCCGAAAATTCGGGGAGAAAAATCGCGGTAGACGGAATCGACTTAGAGCAGTCCGGTCTTCTGGAGTTTCATCAGGTCCTCGGTGTCGAGGGTTTCGCCTTCCTTGAACTTCTGATAGATCTCCTCGGCCTCCTCTTTGGCCTCCTCTTTCTTCTTGTCGCGCTCGGTCTTGCGCTCCTCCTCTTCTTCCTTGTCCAGTTCGCGCAGGCGCTTCTGGACACGAACGAAGTCCTCGTGGTGGCGGTCGGCAGCCTCCTGAGCCTCGACGAACTTCTCGTGCATCTCGTCGGCCTCGTCACGGATGTCGTCGGCCTCGCGATAGGCCTCGATCATCTGGTTGTGATGTTCCTGGGCCTTGTCCGCGAGCTCCGTGACCTTCTGGTGGTGCTGGGAGGCCTCCGATCGCACTTCTTCGGCTTCCTCGACGAGTTCCTCGAGGTCCTCGTTCTGATCGAGCTTCTGTTTGCGCTCCTCGTGCTCCTCGCGCTTGTTCTCGATCTTCTCGATGAGCTCCTTCTCGTCTTCGCTCGAGAGGACTTCGGTCTGCTGTTTGAACTCGAGTTCTTCGATCTCCTCTTCGAGTTCCTCCAAGTCCTTGCCCTCGTCGAGCTCCATGTCCGACTTGAGCTGCTCGACCTTGTCGAACAGCTCGTTGGCTTCGGCGTTGAGCTCGTTGCGGCTCTCCTTGTGTTCTTGGACCTGCTCGTTGAGCTCGTCGCGTTTCTCGCGGTGCTCTTGAGCCTCGTCGACTTTCTCGCGGGTCTTCGCGTTGAGATCGTCACGCTTGGAGGCCCGGTCGGAAGCCATCTGGTTCAGCTCGTTTCGCCGGTCTCGCAGTTGACCAGCCATCTTGATGAGCTGTCCTTTCGATTTGTTTTCTAGGTCGTCCTCTGTCAGTTCGATGTTCTTCGATTCGTCTACCATGTTAGTCAAACCTCTGTGCCATACCCGCACCGGAGAACCGGTCGGACGGCGGTCCAAGTCGTTCGCCAACGGCTGGGCGAGTAACTCAGTGATAGCCGTCTGACCGTTCGGAGCGATAGCTCACGATCTGCGAAACCTCGGTGAATAAGATTTCCTGTCATCGATCGTCGAGCTATACGCGCCCCGGTGGCGTTCTGGTGACTGATACTACTGCCCCCTATAATTTAAATGTATCGGTGGTCATGCCCCTGAAAACCGTTAGCAGGGCCCTTGTTCTGCCGTGTCGGGTCATACCATGGGGAAGAGAACGCATATAAGTAATGCTGGGTACGGGCTGTTCGGTCATTGACTGCGAGGGTGACGGTGATCCGCTCGGTGTCATGGAAATCTGTCTCGGATCGAGCCGGCACTCGACCCGTTGAAGAAGGGACCAATTCGTGACGCGACTCGAGGGAGGCCACTGAGCGTGACTCCCAGTAGCGGGCATCCGTCCGCCTCGCGGGTAACAGCTATCCATCTGCCTCGCGGATAACAAGTATACATCTACCTCGCGGGTAACAGTCCCCACAGCGTCCGAAAACCCGTTTCGGCAGTTCAACACATCTAGAACAGGTTCTCGAGCCTGTCGTCGGCGAACTCCTCGGCGTGGTCCGTCGCTTCTGCCTCTTGGGCGTCTTTCGCATCGCGAGCGCGTTCCATGAACGCCTCGATCCGGTCGGACCGTTCCGCGCCGCCGAGCAAGACGAGTGCGCCGAGACGGTCGCTGTCCAGCGGGAAGTCACCGCCGCGAACCTGCATGCTCCCGGTTTCATCCTCGAGCCAACGGCGGGCCCGCTCGACGCCCTTGCGCGGGATCGCGTCGGGTTGACCCGCGATGACGAGCAGCGCCGAGTCGGCCGTCGTCGCGTCCGGCAGGCTCGTTCCCGTCAATAGCGCCTGTCTCGAGACGGTCATGGCGGTTGTAATGTTCTCACTGCTGTCCTCGCTGGCGACCTCGGTCGCATAGCCCAACGCCGCGACGCCACCCGATCGGAGGGTGTTGATAACCTCGCTCGAGTCGACCACACTTTCGCCGACGCCGTCGACTGCCTCGCCGGAGGCGAAGAGCAGGCCGACCCGCTTGGCAATCCGTTCGTTGATCGTTTCGAATGCGCTCTCGATGCTCTCGCCCTGTTCGTGCCAGGCGTCGTTGTCGATCAGCAGCGTCGAATCGGCCTCTCGGAGGAGCGTCTTCAGGGAGCGACCGGCGTTGGCCTGATAGAGTGCCCCTTCGTTCCGTCCCGGAAGGATGCCGAGCGCGTAGACCGGGATATCGTAGATTTGCTGGAGGTGGTGGACGAGCACGGGTGCGCCACCGCTGCCGGTGCCGCCGCCAAGACCGGCGACGACAACGATGGCCTCCGATTTCGACGTGACGCGACCATCAAGGTCGTTCAGTACTTG
This genomic stretch from Natrinema sp. SYSU A 869 harbors:
- a CDS encoding phosphoserine phosphatase, which gives rise to MVDESKNIELTEDDLENKSKGQLIKMAGQLRDRRNELNQMASDRASKRDDLNAKTREKVDEAQEHREKRDELNEQVQEHKESRNELNAEANELFDKVEQLKSDMELDEGKDLEELEEEIEELEFKQQTEVLSSEDEKELIEKIENKREEHEERKQKLDQNEDLEELVEEAEEVRSEASQHHQKVTELADKAQEHHNQMIEAYREADDIRDEADEMHEKFVEAQEAADRHHEDFVRVQKRLRELDKEEEEERKTERDKKKEEAKEEAEEIYQKFKEGETLDTEDLMKLQKTGLL
- a CDS encoding tubulin/FtsZ family protein, coding for MKVALIGVGQAGGNVTERLARFDANMGFEAVQGALAVNSAEADLQPLQSVETQLIGADRVNGHGVGADNELGTEVMQADIQQVLNDLDGRVTSKSEAIVVVAGLGGGTGSGGAPVLVHHLQQIYDIPVYALGILPGRNEGALYQANAGRSLKTLLREADSTLLIDNDAWHEQGESIESAFETINERIAKRVGLLFASGEAVDGVGESVVDSSEVINTLRSGGVAALGYATEVASEDSSENITTAMTVSRQALLTGTSLPDATTADSALLVIAGQPDAIPRKGVERARRWLEDETGSMQVRGGDFPLDSDRLGALVLLGGAERSDRIEAFMERARDAKDAQEAEATDHAEEFADDRLENLF